Part of the Desulfolutivibrio sulfoxidireducens genome is shown below.
GGGTTTGGGAACCAGTTCGTCGGTCGGGGCCAGATTGGCCGTGGGAAACCCAAGAAGTCTGCCGCCCCGGTCGCGACCGCGCCCCACCGTGCCGCGCACCTGATAGAAACGGCCGAGCAGGGCCCGGGCGTCCCAGACCTCGCCGGCCTGGATCATGTCCCGGATGCGGGTGGAGCTGACCACCGCGCCGTCGATGATCACCGGCTCCAGGCGCTCCACGACGAAGCCGCACGAGCGGCCCAGGGCTGAAAGCAGCTCGAAATTGCCCTTGCGGCCCTTGCCGAAGGCGTAGTCGTAGCCGATGATCATCTCGCGCATGTGCAGGCCCGCCACCAGTTTTTCACGAACGAATTCGGCGGGTTCCAGGGCGGCCAGGGCCCGGGTGAAGGGCAAAAGCACGGCCACCTGGACCCCGCTTTGGTCGAGAAGCTCCAGCTTTTGTTCGGTCATGGTCAGAAGCGGTGGGGCGTTTTTATCCAGGAGCACGCGCCGGGGATGCGGATCGAAGGTCACGGCCAGGCTGAGCATGCCCGTGGCCGCGGCGCGTTCGCGCACCCGGCGCAAAAGCCGGGCATGCCCCATGTGCACGCCGTCGAAATTGCCGATGGTCAGGCAGGTGGCGGTCAGGGTGTCGTGGATATCCTCGATGCTTCTGACGACGATCATGGATCGAATCCTTCGCGGTTAGCTTTCCTGGCGGCGCGGGTCCTGGCGTGCCGCCATCGTTTCCCGGGGGGCCGGGGGAGCCCGGCCTATTCCCTGCCGGACCAGTCGATCACGTGATATCCCCGGGAGATCACGCCGCGGATGATGTCGTCCATGGCCCGGGCCAGGGACTCCGTTTCCTCGGTCCGGTCGCGGGACATGCGCAGGAAGCGCAACTCCCCCAGTTCGGCCGAGAGATCGGGTGGAAGCGAGGCGAAGTCGTTTTTTTCTCTCGTGAACAGATACATCGAGGGCGACGAAAGGCTTTGATGAATGGCAACGTGCATGGTCCCAAGATCCCTTGATGCCGAAGGCGCGGTAACAAAACAGACACAAGCGGCGGCGGTTTCGAGAAAGGACTCGCCGCGCCGGAAGTCGTGGCGGCGTCGTCGCCGGGCATCCCGAAACGTCACGCCGAATGGACGGTGTTCCTGCCGATGAAAAAGGTCGCTCCCAGGCCTGGCCTGATGGGCGACAGGCGGCGGGGGAGTGACACTATAAACGCCGGCGAGGTTTGGCAAGGGGTTCGTCGCGGTTTTTCCCGGGACGCCCGAAGCGAGGCGAAAGGAGGACGGGCAACGGGCGACGGGCTTGACGAGGTCCGAGAGGGACGTATATATGACTTTTTTAACGTCACGCGCCAGCATAGCTCAGTTGGTAGAGCAGCTGATTCGTAATCAGCAGGTCTGGAGTTCGAGTCTCCATGCTGGCTCCAGAAATATCAAGGGCTTAGGGGCTATTTCCCCTAAGCCCTTTT
Proteins encoded:
- a CDS encoding YcgL domain-containing protein, which translates into the protein MHVAIHQSLSSPSMYLFTREKNDFASLPPDLSAELGELRFLRMSRDRTEETESLARAMDDIIRGVISRGYHVIDWSGRE
- a CDS encoding bifunctional riboflavin kinase/FAD synthetase — protein: MIVVRSIEDIHDTLTATCLTIGNFDGVHMGHARLLRRVRERAAATGMLSLAVTFDPHPRRVLLDKNAPPLLTMTEQKLELLDQSGVQVAVLLPFTRALAALEPAEFVREKLVAGLHMREMIIGYDYAFGKGRKGNFELLSALGRSCGFVVERLEPVIIDGAVVSSTRIRDMIQAGEVWDARALLGRFYQVRGTVGRGRDRGGRLLGFPTANLAPTDELVPKPGVYAVWVEIDARIYAGVTNIGCNPTFGGGALSVEVHILDFSGDLYGRPIRVHFVQRLRSERKFSGVEELAARIREDIRIGRSILATPEARIS